Within the Bradyrhizobium cosmicum genome, the region CGGACCTCGTGCGTGTCGACGCCGTCGACAAGTACACGGTGCGATTCTACAACGCGACGCCCGACGTCACGATCGAGGGCCGCCTGTCGCGCTACGGTTCCGACATTGCAAACCGCCGCGCCTGGGATGAATCCGCGAGCTATCTCGACTGGGCGCGCAAGCCGATCACCACCGGCCCCTACAAGGTCGTCGAGCTCAAGCCCGACGTGTCGCTGACCCTCGAAGCACACGACGAATATTGGGGCGGCCGGCCGCCGCTCAAGCGCATCCGCTTCCTCGAAGTGCCTGAGGTTGCGAGCCGCATCAACGGCCTGCTCTCGGGCGAATACCAGTTCGCCTGCGACATCCCGCCGGACCAGATCGCCGGCATCGAGAAGAACGCGGCGTTCGAAGTGCAGGGCGGCACGATCCTCAATCACCGCCTGACTGTGTTCGACAAGAACCACGCCCAGCTCGCCAATCCGCTCGTCAGACGCGCCTTCACCCATGCGATCGACCGCCAGGCCATCGTCGACAGCCTGTGGGCCGGGCGCACCCGCGTGCCGAAGGGTCTGCAATGGGAGTTCTACGGCGATATGTTCAACGCCGACTGGAACGTACCCGCCTACGATCCGAAGCTCGCGCAGGATCTGCTGAAGCAGGCCAATTACAAGGGCGATCCGATTCCCTATCGCCTGCTCAACAACTACTACACCAACCAGGTCGCGACCGCGCAGGTGCTGGTCGAGATGTGGAAGTCGGTCGGCCTCAACGTGCAGATCGAAACCAAGGAGAACTGGTCGCAGGTCATGGAACGTGCGCCGACCAGGGCGGTGCGCGACTGGTCGAACTCGGCCGCCTTCAACGATCCGGTGTCGTCATTGGTCGCCCAGCACGGGCCGAACGGCCAACAGCAGCAGATCGGCGAATGGACCAACGCCGAGCTGAATACGCTCTCGGAGTTCCTGGAGACCTCGACCGACCGGGCCGCCCGCAAGAAGGCGTTCCGCCGCATGCTGGAGATCGCCGAGCGCGAGGATCCCGCCTACACGGTGCTGCACCAGAACGCGACATTCACGGCCAAGCCGAAGTCGATCAAGTGGAAGGCGTCGCCGGCCTTTGCGATGGACTTCCGCGCCGGCAATTTCGAGGCTTGATCGATGGCGCCTCTCGTCAGCATCGAACGCCTCGGCGTCGCCTTCAACGGGGTGCCGGTGCTGCGCGGCGTCGATCTCACCCTGGACAAGGGCGAGGCCCTCGGCCTCGTCGGCGAATCCGGATCCGGCAAGTCGGTGACATGGCTTGCTGCGCTCGGCCTCCTGCCGAGGCATGCGAAGGTCACGGGCTCCGTGCGGCTCGACGGTCGTGAGATCCTGGGCGCTGCGGCCGCCGAACTCGACCGGGTGCGGGGCGGGCGGGTCGCCATGATCTTCCAGGATCCGGCAAGCGCGCTCAACCCGGTGCTGACGATCCGCAGGCAGCTCTGCGAAGCGCTCGCGCTGCACCGCGATCTCCAGGGCGAGGCGGTGAAGGCCGAAGCCAGGCGGCTGCTCGATATCGTCGGCATTCCCGATGCAAAGCGGCGGCTCGAAGCCTATCCGCACGAGTTCTCCGGCGGCCAGGTGCAGCGCATCATGATCGCGATGGCGCTGGCGGGAAATCCCGACCTGCTGATCGCGGACGAGCCGACCACCGCGCTCGACGCCACCATCCAGGCACAGATCCTCGAGCTGCTGTCGTCGATCCGCCGTGAGATGAACATGGCGATGGTGCTGATCAGTCACGATCTCGGCGTCGTCGCCGAAAATTGCGACCGCGTCGCCGTGATGTATGCCGGCTGCATCGTCGAGCAGGCACCCAGCAACCAGCTCTTCGCCGATCCCGTGCACCCTTATGCTCAGGGCCTGATCGGCGCGCTGCCGCCGCTCGACGGGCCGCGCCGGCGGCTTACCGCCATTCCCGGGACCGTGCCCGATCCCGCGCGCATGCCCGGCGGCTGCGCCTTCGCGCCCCGCTGTGGGCTCGCGGCGGAGCCGTGCGGTCTGGCCGCGCCGAGCCTTGCGCCGATCGCGAATGATCGCGCAGTCGCCTGCATCCGCGCCGAAGCGTCGCGCCGTGCCTTGCTCGGGATTGCCGCCGAATGAACGTGCCGCTCGTCGAGGTGCG harbors:
- a CDS encoding ABC transporter substrate-binding protein encodes the protein MSKLTRRTILKSGGAAASTLLLPRFAIGQADNRPSVTIAVQKVTNSNVLDVLREQSNVGERVFFSSIWEGLISKNWRGSLEAVPGLATEWRRIDDQTVELKLRQGVKFHNGDELTAEDVVFTFSRARMFGESEAKSRSTIQAFEKIPTPRPGKELPPDVPAVARRIWPDLVRVDAVDKYTVRFYNATPDVTIEGRLSRYGSDIANRRAWDESASYLDWARKPITTGPYKVVELKPDVSLTLEAHDEYWGGRPPLKRIRFLEVPEVASRINGLLSGEYQFACDIPPDQIAGIEKNAAFEVQGGTILNHRLTVFDKNHAQLANPLVRRAFTHAIDRQAIVDSLWAGRTRVPKGLQWEFYGDMFNADWNVPAYDPKLAQDLLKQANYKGDPIPYRLLNNYYTNQVATAQVLVEMWKSVGLNVQIETKENWSQVMERAPTRAVRDWSNSAAFNDPVSSLVAQHGPNGQQQQIGEWTNAELNTLSEFLETSTDRAARKKAFRRMLEIAEREDPAYTVLHQNATFTAKPKSIKWKASPAFAMDFRAGNFEA
- a CDS encoding ABC transporter ATP-binding protein is translated as MAPLVSIERLGVAFNGVPVLRGVDLTLDKGEALGLVGESGSGKSVTWLAALGLLPRHAKVTGSVRLDGREILGAAAAELDRVRGGRVAMIFQDPASALNPVLTIRRQLCEALALHRDLQGEAVKAEARRLLDIVGIPDAKRRLEAYPHEFSGGQVQRIMIAMALAGNPDLLIADEPTTALDATIQAQILELLSSIRREMNMAMVLISHDLGVVAENCDRVAVMYAGCIVEQAPSNQLFADPVHPYAQGLIGALPPLDGPRRRLTAIPGTVPDPARMPGGCAFAPRCGLAAEPCGLAAPSLAPIANDRAVACIRAEASRRALLGIAAE